The Nitrospira sp. genome has a segment encoding these proteins:
- a CDS encoding ATP citrate lyase citrate-binding domain-containing protein, giving the protein MAKVLEGPGMGLMKKWGIHVPHYAVVTSADELSKLGQVNEWMKQTKLVAKAHEALGSRFKLGLVKVGLDLSGAVAATKEMIGRQVGSITISQVIVSEMVPHKDEYYCAVKSTREGVEILVANCGGIEVESNWERVKRLCLDVGQAPSTEKLEKLAKEAGFTGPVAKKMADFAEKMFACFDHEDAQYLEVNPVVTRESDGELIALDAVTLLDGDAKFRHPDWNFQFAAEFGRAYSRDEVEVMGVDSKIKGSVKFIEIPGGDTAMLPAGGGASVYYSDAVVARGGKLANYAEYSGDPPDWAVEVLTEKVCSLPGIKNIIVGGAIANFTDVKKTFGGIINGFRKAKSDGKLKGVKIWVRRGGPREKEGLDAMRALKDEGFDIHVFDRNTPLTDIVDKALQK; this is encoded by the coding sequence ATGGCAAAGGTCTTGGAAGGTCCCGGGATGGGACTGATGAAGAAGTGGGGAATTCACGTTCCACATTATGCGGTTGTCACCTCCGCGGACGAACTCTCCAAGCTTGGTCAGGTCAACGAGTGGATGAAACAGACTAAATTGGTTGCCAAAGCGCATGAAGCGCTGGGTTCCCGGTTTAAGCTCGGTCTGGTGAAGGTCGGCCTCGATCTGAGTGGTGCAGTGGCGGCAACCAAAGAAATGATCGGTCGCCAGGTCGGGAGCATTACCATCTCGCAGGTCATTGTCTCTGAGATGGTCCCCCACAAAGACGAATACTATTGCGCGGTAAAGTCCACTCGTGAAGGTGTCGAGATCCTTGTCGCCAATTGCGGCGGTATCGAAGTGGAGTCCAATTGGGAGCGAGTGAAGCGCTTGTGTCTCGATGTCGGGCAAGCTCCTTCCACGGAGAAGCTTGAAAAACTCGCGAAAGAGGCAGGGTTTACAGGCCCGGTCGCAAAGAAGATGGCCGACTTCGCCGAAAAGATGTTTGCCTGTTTCGACCACGAAGATGCGCAGTATCTCGAAGTGAATCCTGTCGTCACACGCGAGAGCGACGGTGAGCTGATTGCGCTCGATGCCGTGACGCTGCTGGACGGCGATGCCAAATTCCGCCATCCGGATTGGAATTTCCAGTTCGCCGCGGAATTTGGGCGTGCCTACAGTAGGGATGAAGTGGAAGTCATGGGGGTTGACAGCAAAATCAAGGGGTCCGTCAAATTCATCGAAATTCCAGGCGGCGATACGGCGATGCTGCCGGCCGGCGGCGGTGCGAGCGTCTACTACTCCGATGCCGTCGTGGCGCGAGGCGGCAAGTTGGCGAACTATGCCGAGTATTCGGGTGATCCACCCGATTGGGCCGTTGAGGTTCTGACGGAAAAGGTCTGCTCATTGCCCGGCATCAAGAACATCATCGTCGGCGGGGCGATCGCTAATTTTACCGACGTGAAGAAGACCTTCGGCGGCATCATCAATGGATTTCGCAAGGCAAAGAGTGACGGCAAGTTAAAGGGGGTAAAAATTTGGGTGCGCCGCGGTGGGCCTCGTGAAAAAGAAGGGCTTGACGCGATGCGCGCACTGAAGGACGAGGGCTTCGACATTCACGTCTTCGACCGCAACACTCCGCTGACGGACATCGTCGACAAAGCATTGCAGAAGTAA
- the mutM gene encoding bifunctional DNA-formamidopyrimidine glycosylase/DNA-(apurinic or apyrimidinic site) lyase, whose product MPELPEAEVVARQIRARLLGAQLRDVWVGRADIVREGYSTVPWYRGAGLQSVERFGKSIVLGFAKAQAGRYVVAELGMTGLLLFQSARTKHPQHTHVRLSFEGASEPELRYWNPRRFGRLSLLDKTGLERYVARRFGLDPLSASQQDFVRLLQERRGRLKSLVMHQQVIAGIGNIYANEILFRAGLHPHVQVSRLSVGRIEKLYRIMREVLHEAIACGGSSVRDFFAPDGTEGRYKRRHLVYGKEGQPCPHRCGGIIQRFQGERSAYFCPRCQSLRSTK is encoded by the coding sequence ATGCCGGAGCTTCCAGAAGCTGAAGTCGTCGCTCGACAAATCCGTGCTCGTCTCCTTGGAGCACAATTGCGTGATGTGTGGGTCGGACGGGCGGATATCGTTCGAGAAGGCTACAGCACCGTGCCTTGGTATCGAGGTGCTGGCCTGCAATCTGTCGAGCGATTCGGCAAGAGCATCGTCCTGGGATTTGCGAAGGCTCAAGCCGGTCGCTATGTGGTGGCTGAGCTCGGGATGACCGGACTTCTCTTGTTCCAGTCGGCTCGGACGAAACATCCCCAGCATACCCATGTAAGGTTATCGTTCGAGGGAGCCAGTGAGCCGGAACTACGCTACTGGAATCCTCGTCGGTTCGGACGTCTTTCCCTGCTGGACAAGACGGGGCTTGAACGATATGTCGCCCGCCGATTTGGACTCGATCCGCTCTCCGCCTCGCAGCAAGACTTTGTGAGACTTTTGCAAGAGCGGCGTGGACGGCTCAAATCTCTCGTGATGCATCAACAAGTCATCGCCGGTATCGGAAACATCTACGCGAATGAGATTCTCTTTAGAGCCGGCTTGCACCCACATGTTCAGGTGAGCAGACTTTCGGTGGGTAGGATTGAAAAGCTCTACCGGATCATGCGTGAGGTCCTCCACGAGGCGATTGCCTGCGGAGGATCGAGCGTCCGAGATTTTTTTGCTCCCGATGGAACAGAAGGACGATACAAGCGGCGGCATCTGGTCTATGGGAAAGAGGGGCAGCCCTGTCCACATCGCTGTGGCGGGATCATTCAACGTTTTCAAGGGGAACGGAGCGCATATTTTTGCCCCCGATGCCAGTCTCTTCGATCTACAAAGTGA
- a CDS encoding dual specificity protein phosphatase: MHQITDNLLVGSIIDAEEPPPVIGTLLLVAEEFTITPVAWVDYHQIPFREFAKADPAKLMKAVQWLEPRAPKGRTLVCCRAGMGRSVSVVMAYLCCIEGRTYDEVLKLVMARRPGAMPLPNLQVAIEQVRQLRRAA, from the coding sequence ATGCATCAGATAACAGACAATCTGCTGGTAGGCAGCATCATCGATGCGGAGGAGCCTCCTCCGGTCATCGGCACACTCCTGCTCGTCGCCGAAGAGTTTACGATCACACCGGTTGCCTGGGTGGACTATCATCAGATTCCTTTTCGAGAGTTTGCCAAAGCCGATCCTGCCAAGCTGATGAAAGCGGTTCAATGGCTGGAACCACGTGCACCAAAAGGTCGGACGCTGGTCTGCTGTCGAGCAGGCATGGGCCGCTCCGTTTCAGTCGTCATGGCCTATCTATGCTGCATCGAAGGCCGGACCTATGATGAAGTCTTGAAGTTGGTCATGGCTCGGCGGCCTGGTGCCATGCCGCTGCCGAATCTTCAAGTTGCCATTGAACAGGTCCGCCAACTCCGGCGTGCCGCCTAA
- a CDS encoding HigA family addiction module antitoxin: MAIPNKGVRKVRPTHPGEMLREDFLPDYKLTVSGFAKAIGVSRQTVNEVLRERRAVSPEMALRLSRLFGNSPEFWLNAQRAVDLWEAAKQAKGRINRISPLSAA; this comes from the coding sequence ATGGCTATTCCCAACAAAGGAGTTCGGAAGGTGCGACCCACGCATCCGGGAGAGATGCTGCGCGAGGACTTCCTACCGGACTATAAGTTGACCGTATCAGGCTTTGCCAAGGCCATTGGAGTGTCGCGCCAGACTGTGAACGAGGTGCTGAGAGAGAGACGGGCGGTGAGCCCCGAAATGGCATTGCGGCTCTCTCGTTTGTTCGGCAACAGCCCTGAGTTTTGGCTAAATGCCCAGCGAGCGGTTGATCTATGGGAGGCAGCGAAACAAGCCAAAGGTAGAATCAATCGCATTTCGCCACTGAGTGCTGCCTAG
- a CDS encoding type II toxin-antitoxin system RelE/ParE family toxin: MIRTFADRHTAELYEVGKAKRFPTEIWRVSLRKLQYLDSASRADDLKVPLSNRLHKLKEDREGQYSISVNMKWRICFRFIDGDAYDVELTDYH, translated from the coding sequence GTGATCAGGACGTTTGCCGATCGCCACACGGCAGAACTATATGAGGTGGGTAAGGCCAAACGATTTCCTACCGAGATTTGGAGAGTGTCATTACGAAAGCTGCAATATTTAGATTCGGCTTCACGTGCGGACGATTTAAAGGTTCCCCTGAGCAACCGATTGCATAAGCTGAAGGAAGATCGAGAGGGCCAGTATTCGATTTCGGTAAACATGAAGTGGCGGATTTGCTTCAGATTTATCGATGGTGATGCGTATGATGTTGAATTGACCGACTATCATTGA
- a CDS encoding small ribosomal subunit Rsm22 family protein codes for MGAAYLQYFLPVNLAKIQLLLDEMPTPEPVEGFSVLDIGSGPGTGALAVLDWWSQRKLPYTLSVTAVDRSTVALRQSRQLWDRYCRAASIQEADLQAYEGDFARRAWLEQVKLRGPFNLIILANCLNEIFADAGDPIMARTTVVDQSLALLEPHGTMMIVEPALRETSRSLHQVRDRLLQEKRCTLYSPCLHEQNCPALAKADDWCHEERAWEPPVIIQEIDNQVGFIKDALKFSYVLLRKDGKTIVNRLPDVYRVVSELRELKGEKRAWLCNGQGRQEVGRQDRLASPQNQALDQWHRGAIVQIEKIAHKERRGKVSALGRIERDGAVQIVQSA; via the coding sequence TTGGGTGCTGCATATCTTCAGTATTTCCTGCCGGTGAATCTGGCCAAAATCCAGTTGTTGCTCGATGAGATGCCGACACCGGAACCGGTCGAGGGGTTTTCCGTTCTCGACATTGGTTCAGGGCCGGGAACCGGGGCTCTGGCGGTCCTTGACTGGTGGTCTCAACGAAAGTTGCCATATACGTTATCAGTGACCGCTGTCGATCGTTCGACGGTAGCCCTCAGACAATCCAGGCAGTTATGGGATCGCTACTGTCGGGCGGCCAGTATTCAAGAAGCGGACTTGCAGGCGTATGAGGGAGATTTCGCGCGACGAGCCTGGTTGGAGCAGGTGAAGCTGAGAGGCCCCTTTAATCTCATCATCCTTGCCAATTGCTTGAATGAGATCTTTGCAGACGCAGGCGATCCCATCATGGCGCGAACTACCGTTGTTGATCAGTCTCTAGCGTTACTGGAACCGCACGGCACGATGATGATCGTGGAGCCGGCTTTACGAGAAACCTCTCGATCACTCCACCAGGTGCGCGATCGATTGCTTCAAGAGAAACGGTGCACTCTCTATAGCCCCTGTCTCCATGAGCAGAACTGCCCAGCCTTAGCGAAGGCCGACGATTGGTGCCATGAAGAACGTGCCTGGGAACCACCTGTGATTATTCAAGAGATCGACAATCAAGTAGGCTTCATCAAGGATGCGCTGAAGTTTTCGTATGTATTGTTGCGAAAAGACGGCAAGACAATTGTGAATCGGCTGCCTGATGTCTATCGAGTTGTAAGCGAACTCCGCGAGCTAAAAGGTGAGAAGCGGGCGTGGCTCTGCAATGGGCAAGGCCGGCAAGAGGTTGGCCGGCAGGATCGCCTGGCCTCTCCTCAAAACCAAGCACTCGATCAGTGGCATCGTGGGGCGATCGTGCAGATTGAGAAGATTGCTCACAAAGAACGGCGGGGAAAGGTGTCAGCGTTGGGACGCATCGAGCGGGATGGCGCTGTGCAGATCGTTCAATCAGCATGA
- a CDS encoding transketolase C-terminal domain-containing protein, with the protein MSETEVKTNPQGDPITSVAVPKSDGKKDPHGEAKRQKVVTPEYLFLEAPRTKEFITGSEAAKEAVRRSNVDLAIAYPITPQSETMQLVGVLYGEGYVKEYYRGEEEVGVMAAIAGGSRAGVRCYTATAGPGTLRGLEGIASWPGHRLPVVAMFTCRVVNAPLAIQPDNIEVSYLLNCGMIVFHAENQQDMFDFTLAGFTISEKNDVTLPVGVCCDGFFVTHARGYVRMQDRGIKLPPREAWRGAVPVLDAENPPARLSRDAPVQKSNFMAYNIHAVWQQEVWAAVERSRKYINKYMGGLLTAENVEGAEAIIIASGSAAAQSREAVRLCKDKGLNVGLIKVRSLRPFPTKELRELCKNTKLIVVPEFNYVGWLAKEVATAVYGYSKAKIIGGPRVYGGQSMPVELIVDEVESGLTGKKSTNVAMSQVMGGAVSHDEVAHFMRSI; encoded by the coding sequence ATGAGCGAGACCGAAGTCAAAACCAATCCACAGGGTGACCCGATTACCAGCGTCGCCGTGCCTAAGTCTGATGGGAAAAAAGATCCCCATGGGGAAGCAAAAAGACAAAAGGTCGTGACCCCTGAGTACCTGTTCCTCGAAGCGCCGCGGACGAAGGAATTCATCACCGGGAGCGAAGCGGCAAAGGAAGCGGTTCGCCGCTCCAACGTGGATTTGGCCATCGCCTATCCGATCACCCCGCAGAGCGAGACGATGCAGCTCGTCGGCGTGCTCTACGGCGAAGGCTACGTGAAAGAGTATTATCGTGGTGAAGAAGAAGTCGGCGTCATGGCGGCTATTGCCGGTGGATCACGCGCGGGTGTCCGTTGCTATACGGCCACTGCCGGACCCGGCACGTTGCGCGGTTTGGAAGGGATTGCATCCTGGCCGGGTCACCGTCTTCCGGTTGTCGCCATGTTTACCTGCCGGGTGGTCAACGCGCCGCTCGCCATTCAGCCGGACAACATTGAAGTGTCCTACTTGCTGAACTGCGGGATGATTGTGTTCCATGCCGAGAACCAGCAGGACATGTTCGATTTCACGCTGGCCGGCTTCACGATCAGTGAAAAGAACGATGTGACTTTGCCGGTCGGTGTCTGCTGCGACGGGTTCTTCGTCACTCATGCCCGCGGCTATGTGCGCATGCAGGATCGTGGCATCAAGTTGCCTCCGCGTGAAGCCTGGCGCGGTGCCGTCCCTGTGCTTGATGCAGAGAATCCTCCCGCTCGTCTGTCTCGCGACGCTCCGGTCCAGAAATCAAACTTCATGGCGTACAATATTCACGCCGTGTGGCAACAAGAGGTCTGGGCGGCGGTTGAACGCTCCCGCAAGTACATCAATAAGTACATGGGTGGCTTGCTGACGGCGGAAAACGTCGAAGGTGCGGAGGCCATCATCATCGCTTCCGGCAGCGCGGCGGCCCAATCGCGCGAAGCGGTTCGTCTTTGCAAGGACAAGGGTCTCAACGTCGGACTGATCAAGGTTCGATCGCTCCGTCCATTTCCGACGAAGGAACTACGCGAACTGTGCAAAAACACGAAGCTGATTGTTGTGCCGGAATTTAACTACGTCGGTTGGTTGGCCAAGGAAGTGGCGACCGCGGTCTATGGGTACTCCAAAGCTAAGATCATCGGCGGCCCGCGCGTGTACGGCGGTCAATCGATGCCGGTGGAGTTGATCGTGGATGAGGTCGAATCCGGCCTGACCGGCAAGAAGTCCACGAACGTCGCGATGTCGCAGGTCATGGGCGGAGCCGTTAGTCACGACGAGGTTGCCCACTTCATGCGCAGCATCTGA